From Scomber scombrus chromosome 21, fScoSco1.1, whole genome shotgun sequence, one genomic window encodes:
- the btbd17a gene encoding BTB/POZ domain-containing protein 17: MLDPGEEVSQRFNSDPPPESQPVLCSVVPPVSPTESPSSLLDTRCGDVEEEEEKEEKWTPSGQHITATSTLKVEGAQDGGGTNGDTISHSLTLVQRLEALLVQGNGSDVTLRVETPSADEVKVIQAHSLVLLLQSSVFEEMLLTRNSSTLVLKESSDCAAVFDKFIRYLYCGEISLNVDQATPLHKLATKYQVVVLQQGITQYMTKNLARDSPSGHVAGWYQYALIAGDVTLRDNCLQYLAWNLSSVLQSGEWVTISSQLLMSLLQRSDLILQSEMELFAALEAWIIQNNPDSLTAENALRAVRYAMMPPRELFRLQTQSSVLARYQESVRDLLYMSYQFHSASPMHMAKYFDVNCSLFVPRNYLSPVWGSPWIINNPTRDDRSTSFQTQLGPSGHDASKRVTWNAMFSPRWLPLSMRPIYTETGAMQPTRVDGGRPRIIITPATSSADFAGVNFQKTVLVMAQQQGRLVVKHVYNFHQSTEENGDFLAEADLYRRTSEYLIDSSLLLHIVVKPLYQTLITTKN, translated from the exons ATGTTGGATCCTGGAGAAGAGGTTTCGCAACG TTTTAACAGCGACCCTCCACCTGAGTCTCAGCCAGTTCTCTGCTCTGTCGTTCCCCCAGTGTCTCCTACAGAGTCCCCGTCATCGCTGCTGGACACCCGCTGTGgagatgtggaggaggaggaggagaaggaggagaagtgGACTCCAAGCGGCCAGCACATCACTGCAACGA GCACGCTGAAGGTAGAAGGGGCCCAAGATGGAGGTGGCACCAACGGGGACACCATCAGCCACTCCCTGACCCTGGTACAGCGTCTGGAGGCCCTGCTGGTTCAGGGAAATGGTAGTGACGTGACACTCAGGGTGGAGACACCCAGCGCTGATGAGGTGAAGGTGATCCAGGCTCACTCGCTGGTGCTCTTACTTCAGAGCTCCGTGTTTGAGGAGATGCTGCTGACCCGCAACAGCAGCACCCTGGTCCTGAAAGAAAGCTCGgactgtgctgctgtgtttgacAAGTTCAtcag GTATCTGTATTGTGGAGAGATTTCTCTGAATGTGGACCAGGCCACTCCTTTACACAAGCTGGCCACTAAGTATCAGGTGGTGGTTCTCCAGCAGGGCATCACCCAGTACATGACCAAAAATCTGGCCCGGGACTCCCCCTCGGGTCACGTGGCTGGTTGGTACCAGTACGCCCTGATTGCTGGGGACGTGACTCTGAGGGACAACTGCCTTCAGTATCTGGCCTGGAACCTGTCGTCGGTGCTTCAGAGTGGAGAGTGGGTGACCATCAGTAGCCAGCTGCTCATGTCTCTACTGCAGCGTTCAGACCTCATCCTGCAGAGTGAGATGGAGCTCTTTGCAGCGCTGGAGGCCTGGATTATTCAGAACAACCCAGACAGTCTGACGGCAGAGAATGCTTTGAGAGCTGTGCGCTACGCCATGATGCCACCACGGGAGCTTTTCCGCCTGCAGACCCAGTCTTCGGTCCTGGCTCGCTATCAGGAGTCTGTGCGTGACCTCCTCTATATGTCCTACCAGTTTCACTCTGCATCGCCAATGCACATGGCCAAATACTTTGACGTGAACTGCAGCCTCTTCGTGCCCAGGAACTACCTCTCACCAGTGTGGGGGTCACCCTGGATCATCAACAATCCAACTCGAGATGACCGCAGCACCAGCTTCCAGACTCAGCTGGGACCCAGCGGCCATGACGCCAGCAAGCGGGTGACTTGGAACGCCATGTTCTCACCACGTTGGTTACCCCTCAGCATGAGGCCGATATACACGGAGACGGGCGCCATGCAGCCAACACGAGTGGACGGCGGGCGCCCTCGCATCATCATCACACCAGCCACGTCCAGTGCTGATTTTGCTGGGGTGAACTTCCAGAAGACGGTGCTCGTGATGGCTCAGCAGCAGGGGAGGCTGGTGGTGAAACACGTCTACAACTTCCACCAGAGCACCGAGGAAAACGGCGACTTCTTGGCCGAAGCTGACCTGTACCGCCGGACGTCTGAATACCTCATCGACAGCTCCCTCCTTCTCCACATTGTGGTGAAGCCACTGTACCAAACCCTCATCACCACCAAGAACTGA
- the gpr142 gene encoding probable G-protein coupled receptor 142, with product MKSNQKRRRTLQVPFAAFEIKRMSVGVKEEAAGILIVSVSALLSRGSAKVMIEWPNVTVAGHQELGLKPEELQRSKCVLGFIPVIYYSILLCVGVPVNILTAVALSRLASRTKRTLYYYLLAVTGSDILSQLFIIFVGFLLETAVFHRDVPLLLLHFVSAAEFAANHASIWSTVPLTIDRYVALCHPLLHRQISYPARARKIIATVLMLSLASGVPFFWWSDMWRNSHPPTALDTVLIWTHVTIIYFLPCSIFLVLNSLIIYTLRVGQRQQRCKEEHEAKSTPPRRLGKSTAMLLAITSVFSVLWAPRTIVVIYHLYVSSVHRDWRVHLAYDLSNMLAMLNTAVNFFLYCFVSKPFRSAVRDVVLLRGGPLYPRRALPQRQAPTNASISSLYSGNNKRSQRDSTPLSPRRARKPS from the exons ATGAAGAGCAATCAGAAGAGACGCAGGACTCTCCAGGTTCCATTTGCAGCCTTCGAGATTAAGAGGATGTCGGTTGGTGTAAAAGAAGAGGCTGCAGGGATATTGATTG TATCTGTCTCTGCCTTACTCTCTAGGGGAAGCGCCAAGGTCATGATCGAGTGGCCCAATGTGACAGTGGCCGGCCACCAAGAGCTGGGCCTGAAACCTGAGGAGCTGCAGAGGTCCAAATGTGTCCTGGGCTTCATTCCCGTCATCTACTACAGTATTCTGCTCTGTGTGGGAGTACCAG TAAACATCCTCACAGCAGTGGCCTTGTCCAGACTGGCGTCCCGAACTAAGAGAACTCTGTACTACTACCTTTTAGCCGTGACAGGCTCAGATATTCTCTCCCAGCTCTTCATCATCTTTGTCGGTTTCCTGCTGGAGACGGCGGTTTTTCACCGTGACGTCCCTTTGCTCCTGCTGCACTTTGTCAGTGCTGCCGAGTTTGCCGCGAACCACGCCTCCATCTGGTCCACCGTGCCCCTCACCATTGACCGCTACGTGGCACTGTGCCACCCCCTCCTCCACCGACAGATAAGCTACCCGGCCCGAGCCAGGAAGATCATCGCCACAGTCCTAATGTTATCGCTTGCATCAGGCGTGCCTTTCTTCTGGTGGTCAGACATGTGGCGGAACAGTCACCCACCCACGGCGCTGGACACTGTCCTCATTTGGACGCATGTGACTATAATCTACTTCTTGCCCTGCAGCATCTTCTTAGTGTTGAACTCTTTGATAATCTACACGTTGAGGGTGGGGCAGAGGCAGCAGCGTTGCAAAGAAGAACACGAGGCGAAGTCGACACCACCACGGCGGCTCGGAAAATCCACCGCCATGCTGCTCGCCATCACCTCTGTGTTCTCTGTGCTGTGGGCTCCCAGGACTATCGTGGTCATCTACCACCTGTATGTGTCCTCAGTTCACCGAGACTGGCGTGTCCACCTGGCCTACGACCTGTCCAACATGCTGGCCATGCTCAACACAGCCGTGAACTTCTTCCTGTACTGCTTCGTCAGTAAGCCTTTCCGCAGCGCCGTGCGGGACGTTGTGCTGCTCAGAGGTGGCCCGCTGTATCCTCGTCGTGCTCTGCCACAACGGCAGGCCCCCACCAATGCCTCCATCTCTTCCCTGTACAGTGGGAACAACAAGCGCTCACAGCGGGACTCCACCCCCTTGTCACCTCGCAGGGCCAGGAAGCCCTCGTGA